The genomic window GTTCAGGGGGTCGGGACATGCCGCACCTCGATCCCCGCGTCCCGCAGGATCTGCTCGCCGCTCGGCAGTCCCGACTCCACGCGGTTCGTCTCGCGGTACGCCGTCTCGAAGATCACGCGTCCCACCCGCCGCGAATTCACGATCAGGCGCGCACACGCCGCACATGGCTCGTGCGTCACGTACAGCGTGTGGCCCTCGCCGTTCCAGTTCGCGGCCAGCAGGGCGTTCACCTCGGCGTGAATGAACCC from Deinococcus radiotolerans includes these protein-coding regions:
- a CDS encoding deaminase gives rise to the protein MTRPSFDELGLATARLWATRSADSKVRVGACILDRHHRVVGVGYNGRAAGEPNERESLSQGHSGFIHAEVNALLAANWNGEGHTLYVTHEPCAACARLIVNSRRVGRVIFETAYRETNRVESGLPSGEQILRDAGIEVRHVPTP